One window of Cohnella hashimotonis genomic DNA carries:
- a CDS encoding S-layer homology domain-containing protein: MTNRIRYTKKWPAAAMALIMLFSLLVQMVGVQPAAAAGPAKIAAWNWSFASGSPKASSFEATSGTLASGAVLQLSGGRQATPSSATLYTDGWSSPTLGYWEASVQTLGYSGISVSSKQYGTNTGPRDFKLQYSVNGGEFKDASEVYAVTSSLPSEAREVVLPAEADNQSDLKIRWVNATSVSVNGGTVAQSNGNGRIADIVVSGTPISGGGETPVETTAAPIAGKLSLAEDLQTLSGAAGAVSVNASVYVYSDATTLIDSTVADGSGAFSMTVNNSSGKTSLLVSAVEAGKAESAKVSVSAPVTTTPVSSKITYKDYKTVTGLPGAVSAGASVYALLADGTTAVGDTTAASDGSFGLTFSPVLTAEKLTIVAKSAGKLLSAAITVNRTSSTSTLVNAGDVVFSQVMVNGGGAGIFKNRFFELYNRTDSDIDLSGWVVAYSSSGTSSFSATSNQMPISGVIKAHSYFLVMGSTSTSATAPALPVAADSDATSGTTLNTSGASSAGTGGVIGLIQKSGVAVTTPTDANLVDLLAYANADSVFAGKTMYWGAPFIATDIANGVIIRKSAACTDPRAAFGIAGVCYTKDASKDFTTWVPKAAANPAEIVVKNSAYKGQPAADKIVFNGTTGLAGAAGAVVAGSTVRAYTLSGGVLSSAGSTTAGADGAFSLSVTNPGGEKSVYVTHAYAGTESVYTRVNAAGYTPDPLTIADAKIVDSRGLPVHTGEHAELTGVVTVGNGVLGASPTHYYIQDEEGAVNVIGAAAPAAPVALGTKVKVTGTIAFAGGATQLLADSAAALGADVLPAPVSVDAAKINAATTAEPLEGKLISFKGKVTNIPISDSDVSLTVTDAAGNTAVVQLLKSTGISAAAAVALNETFTFTGILAQSDLVSPYDSGYKLLPRSIADIKGELQLAYTPPAKLYTGMDLSFDAMAKFADAVTLFYKGAEGDAYTSVPLTTADQLSYNGKITQANVPQSGKLYFYVKAVSGADSVTSGSAAEPYVVDIVEDLDGPAVTNLKPAEGDRIETQHPVISATLSDPNGIATGTVSLKIDGTDYTSSAVVNPGSVELTLTSAQDLAIGDHEVAIAVKDNLGNTTVKKWTFTIEARFTGGNHYYGTTHNHTNISHDAAGTPQQALDDAKYYGYDWFAFSDHSHDIDASIRGTDADTASHGGMPERKGGSDWALTKQISADNTKDGEFVVFPAFEMTSTTWGHSNVFGTENFIDRIQDGGKYQNLSQYYAWVLTYDDVVAQFNHANAPTGAFNSFLPYDKKVDKLFTMFEVGNGSGKYSYTNMEDIYFSALDKGWHIAPTYGEDNHDATWGKTKRRTVIVAKDLTMDSLMDAMKKMRVYMTEDPNAKLDATANGWYMGSTVDSKTLSFDISGSDDVQEDKSDPHYAYMTTATNDNVAKVDLITNGGTIAETYKPSSASTSFNWKPTVTVAGGQQWFIVRVTQADGDQIYSAPFWSEEVPIAVKVSSVEAADGAIVGGNSATLNAILSNQGTEDVSGITATFYVDKQDAEHLIGTASIEALASSQSATASVVWATPPVGEHKLIVTLKTADQELSTYEKALSIKAPLGKTILIDASKNNENTTKDTGTYKDNLKSFTKQMRLEGYTVAENANAITSAALGGVSILYISHPSSAYGSSEIDAIKAFVEAGGSLWLADKSNFSGSNQNLNPLLSAIGSSILINNDGIADETAYGNFWGTPLTSNYSVRLHPAPVASYVTDFVSTLEYYSGSSLAKNDGAGNKVPLAGSDTVTILARGNDSTFQISAQMKSDTATYNVSTSPAPANLTGGAVIPAVASEQLGAGRIIVSGMNVFNDKQMDESYNDKGNNELAMNAMNWLAHRETIVTAIGDARKLAEGSEVVVQGTVTSAAGVFFDAFYLEDATGGIMAFNEVPENALKLGDVVRVYGHVKVFENNLELEFDGFEKSVVKVSAGAPKEPTQVSTAASVSSDNQGRLVKVTGAVTEIPDNTSYVIDDGSGPVLVFADGYIINQSGPLPVLQIGDKLEAVGMSGGYSGGLRIRVRNTTELKKVDATAAEIAADITSIEAPEKDATQLVLPTVPSGFTVAIKSSDSAVIGTDGKIVPPAAETTVKLILTVTRTSDATTADTGEISVIVPAKSEEPPVEKTAAEIAAGITSITAPVKDATQLVLPMVPSGFTVAIKNSDSAVIGTDGKIVPPAAETTVKLILTVTRTSDATTADTGEISVVVPAKTETSSTPPPSTSTPPPSSSTPTPSPTPTPTPAGTVTISKDSIKLDSGRASVELAAGTTDVKLNADALAAIGNSALVLNKGGLSVQLPSVLLTQLLAQLPAGARADASIELQMIPVSAFDTEATIGKNAQNGRSTIRLAGEAYEFSLKANGSDGTTTTMSQFSTPITLSLAANGATDPGFTGVYYISDDGKLEYVGGTIANGVWTVNVRHFSKYAVLEVKRSFADVTATFWASRAIASLAAKQIVSGVTDTTFEPGRTVTRAEFTKLLVETLGLTEPGAISFKDVASNAWYAQYVAIAVNAGLVSGKSADIFDPKRRITREEMAVMLVKAYKTLHASAATSGVAAAVFSDDGSIAPWAKADVDTATALGLLKGRAAGTFAPKGTATRAEAAQAIFNLIEMK, translated from the coding sequence ATGACCAATCGCATCAGATATACGAAAAAGTGGCCGGCAGCCGCGATGGCCCTAATCATGCTGTTCTCGCTGCTTGTTCAAATGGTTGGCGTTCAGCCGGCCGCGGCCGCAGGCCCTGCTAAAATTGCCGCATGGAACTGGAGTTTTGCATCCGGCTCGCCCAAAGCGTCTTCTTTTGAAGCGACCTCCGGCACACTGGCCAGTGGGGCCGTTCTCCAGTTAAGCGGAGGTAGGCAGGCTACGCCGAGTTCGGCAACGCTTTACACCGATGGTTGGTCTTCCCCGACGCTGGGTTATTGGGAAGCCTCCGTCCAAACGTTGGGCTATTCAGGTATCTCAGTATCGTCCAAGCAGTACGGGACAAATACCGGACCGCGCGATTTTAAGCTCCAATACAGCGTGAACGGCGGAGAATTCAAGGACGCTTCGGAAGTTTACGCCGTTACCAGTTCCCTGCCTTCTGAAGCTAGGGAAGTGGTTCTGCCCGCCGAGGCAGACAATCAGTCTGATCTGAAGATTCGCTGGGTAAACGCAACAAGCGTATCCGTGAACGGCGGAACCGTCGCGCAATCGAATGGCAACGGCAGAATTGCCGACATCGTCGTCTCCGGCACCCCGATCTCGGGCGGCGGCGAAACGCCGGTCGAAACGACGGCCGCGCCTATTGCCGGCAAGCTCTCGCTCGCTGAAGATCTGCAGACACTCTCCGGCGCAGCGGGCGCTGTGTCCGTGAATGCTTCGGTATACGTATACTCCGACGCCACTACGCTGATCGATTCGACGGTGGCCGACGGCAGCGGCGCATTCAGCATGACGGTGAACAATTCGTCGGGCAAGACGTCGCTGCTCGTATCCGCCGTTGAAGCAGGCAAAGCGGAGAGCGCCAAGGTTAGCGTTTCTGCTCCTGTTACGACAACTCCCGTTTCCTCCAAGATTACTTATAAAGATTACAAGACCGTGACGGGACTTCCGGGTGCCGTATCCGCCGGCGCATCTGTCTACGCGCTCCTGGCCGACGGCACGACGGCAGTCGGCGACACGACGGCCGCTTCGGACGGTTCTTTCGGACTGACATTTTCTCCCGTACTTACTGCGGAGAAGCTGACGATCGTCGCCAAGTCCGCGGGCAAGCTGCTCAGTGCGGCCATAACGGTCAACCGCACCAGCTCGACTTCGACCCTGGTTAATGCCGGCGATGTCGTGTTCAGCCAGGTTATGGTGAACGGCGGTGGGGCGGGTATTTTCAAAAATCGTTTCTTCGAGCTTTATAACCGCACCGACAGCGACATCGACCTCTCCGGTTGGGTCGTAGCTTACTCCTCTTCCGGCACCTCGAGCTTCTCGGCGACCAGCAATCAGATGCCGATCAGCGGCGTGATCAAGGCGCATAGCTATTTCCTTGTAATGGGCTCGACTTCGACCAGCGCTACGGCGCCGGCGCTGCCGGTTGCTGCAGACTCCGATGCCACTTCGGGGACGACCCTCAACACTTCCGGCGCCAGCTCGGCGGGCACGGGCGGCGTCATCGGCCTGATCCAGAAGAGCGGCGTCGCGGTCACGACCCCGACGGACGCCAACCTGGTCGACCTGCTCGCCTACGCCAACGCGGACTCGGTCTTCGCGGGCAAGACGATGTACTGGGGCGCGCCGTTCATTGCGACGGATATCGCAAACGGCGTCATCATCCGCAAGTCGGCGGCATGTACGGACCCGCGCGCGGCGTTTGGCATCGCAGGCGTTTGCTACACCAAGGACGCTTCCAAAGACTTCACGACGTGGGTGCCTAAGGCTGCGGCCAATCCGGCCGAGATTGTCGTAAAGAACAGCGCCTATAAAGGCCAGCCTGCAGCGGATAAAATCGTCTTCAACGGCACGACCGGGTTGGCGGGAGCGGCAGGCGCAGTTGTAGCCGGCTCCACCGTTCGCGCATATACGTTAAGCGGCGGCGTTCTCTCTTCCGCGGGCAGCACGACTGCAGGCGCGGACGGCGCCTTCAGCCTGTCCGTCACGAATCCGGGCGGCGAGAAAAGCGTTTATGTCACGCACGCTTATGCCGGCACCGAGAGCGTCTATACGCGGGTCAACGCTGCGGGCTACACGCCTGACCCGCTGACGATCGCCGACGCGAAGATCGTCGACAGCCGCGGACTCCCGGTGCATACGGGCGAGCACGCCGAGTTGACGGGCGTCGTCACGGTGGGCAACGGCGTGCTCGGCGCCTCTCCGACGCATTACTACATCCAGGACGAAGAGGGTGCAGTAAACGTGATCGGCGCAGCCGCTCCCGCCGCGCCGGTCGCGCTCGGCACGAAGGTCAAGGTGACCGGCACGATCGCGTTCGCCGGCGGCGCGACGCAGCTGCTAGCCGACAGCGCCGCAGCGCTCGGGGCCGACGTTCTCCCGGCGCCGGTCTCAGTCGACGCGGCGAAGATCAATGCCGCCACGACGGCCGAGCCACTTGAAGGCAAGCTGATCTCGTTTAAAGGCAAAGTCACGAACATCCCGATCTCTGATTCCGACGTCAGCCTGACCGTGACAGATGCGGCGGGCAATACGGCGGTCGTACAGCTTCTCAAGTCGACGGGCATTTCCGCGGCTGCCGCCGTCGCGCTGAACGAGACCTTCACGTTCACGGGCATTTTGGCACAGTCGGATCTGGTGTCGCCGTACGACAGCGGCTACAAGCTGCTGCCGCGTAGCATTGCGGACATCAAGGGCGAGCTGCAGCTGGCGTATACGCCACCCGCCAAGCTTTACACGGGGATGGACCTGTCCTTCGACGCGATGGCCAAGTTCGCTGACGCCGTTACCCTTTTCTACAAGGGCGCCGAGGGCGACGCTTATACGTCCGTGCCTCTGACGACGGCCGACCAACTGAGCTACAACGGCAAGATCACGCAAGCGAACGTGCCGCAGTCGGGCAAGCTGTACTTCTACGTCAAGGCGGTATCCGGCGCCGACAGCGTCACTTCCGGATCGGCGGCAGAGCCTTACGTCGTCGATATAGTCGAGGACCTCGACGGACCTGCGGTCACGAACCTGAAGCCGGCCGAAGGCGATAGGATCGAGACCCAGCATCCCGTTATCTCGGCTACGCTGTCCGATCCGAACGGCATCGCGACCGGTACCGTCAGCCTGAAGATCGATGGAACGGATTATACGTCTTCGGCGGTCGTTAACCCCGGCAGCGTCGAGCTGACGCTGACTTCGGCGCAGGACCTGGCGATCGGTGATCACGAGGTCGCGATTGCGGTCAAGGACAATCTCGGCAATACCACGGTAAAAAAGTGGACCTTCACCATCGAGGCGCGGTTCACCGGCGGCAATCATTATTACGGCACGACGCACAATCATACGAATATTTCCCATGATGCCGCGGGCACGCCGCAGCAGGCGCTGGACGATGCCAAGTACTACGGCTACGACTGGTTCGCCTTCTCCGACCACTCGCACGACATCGACGCTTCGATCCGCGGCACGGACGCGGATACGGCCTCGCACGGCGGCATGCCGGAGCGCAAGGGCGGCTCCGACTGGGCGCTGACGAAGCAGATCTCGGCGGATAACACGAAGGACGGAGAATTCGTCGTTTTCCCGGCGTTCGAGATGACTTCGACGACTTGGGGACACTCCAACGTATTCGGCACGGAGAACTTCATCGACCGGATACAGGACGGCGGCAAGTATCAAAATTTGAGCCAATATTACGCTTGGGTGCTGACGTACGACGACGTCGTTGCGCAGTTCAACCATGCGAACGCGCCGACGGGCGCATTCAACAGCTTCCTGCCTTACGATAAAAAAGTGGACAAGCTGTTCACCATGTTCGAAGTGGGCAACGGTTCGGGCAAGTACTCCTACACAAACATGGAAGACATCTACTTCAGCGCGCTCGACAAGGGCTGGCATATCGCGCCGACCTACGGCGAGGACAATCATGATGCGACCTGGGGCAAAACGAAGCGGCGCACGGTTATCGTCGCGAAGGATCTGACGATGGACTCGCTCATGGATGCCATGAAAAAAATGCGCGTGTACATGACGGAGGACCCGAATGCCAAACTGGACGCGACCGCGAACGGCTGGTATATGGGTTCGACCGTGGACAGCAAGACGCTGTCGTTCGACATCTCGGGCAGCGACGACGTGCAGGAAGACAAATCGGACCCGCATTACGCGTATATGACGACGGCGACCAACGACAATGTCGCCAAGGTCGACCTGATCACCAACGGCGGCACCATCGCCGAAACTTACAAGCCGTCCTCGGCCTCGACTTCGTTTAACTGGAAGCCGACCGTGACGGTGGCTGGCGGACAGCAATGGTTTATCGTGCGCGTGACGCAAGCGGACGGCGATCAGATCTACTCGGCGCCGTTCTGGTCCGAAGAAGTGCCGATCGCCGTCAAAGTAAGCAGCGTAGAAGCAGCTGACGGCGCGATCGTCGGCGGCAATTCAGCCACGCTGAACGCGATCCTCAGCAATCAGGGCACGGAGGACGTCTCGGGGATTACGGCGACGTTCTATGTGGACAAGCAGGATGCCGAGCATCTCATCGGCACGGCTTCGATCGAGGCGCTCGCGAGCAGCCAGTCCGCGACGGCAAGCGTCGTGTGGGCAACGCCGCCGGTCGGCGAGCACAAGTTGATTGTCACGCTGAAGACGGCGGATCAGGAGCTAAGCACCTACGAGAAAGCCTTGTCCATCAAGGCTCCGCTCGGGAAAACCATTTTAATCGACGCTTCCAAAAACAATGAAAACACGACGAAGGATACGGGCACGTACAAGGACAACTTGAAATCCTTCACCAAGCAGATGAGGCTTGAAGGCTATACCGTCGCTGAAAATGCGAACGCAATTACGAGCGCGGCGCTCGGCGGCGTATCGATTCTCTACATTTCGCATCCGTCCTCGGCTTACGGATCGTCGGAGATCGACGCAATCAAAGCGTTCGTCGAAGCCGGCGGCTCGCTCTGGCTCGCGGACAAGAGTAATTTCAGCGGCTCAAACCAAAACCTCAACCCGCTCTTGTCGGCGATCGGCTCGTCGATTCTGATCAACAACGACGGTATCGCGGACGAAACGGCGTACGGCAACTTCTGGGGCACGCCGCTCACCTCCAACTATTCCGTGCGCCTGCACCCGGCGCCTGTAGCCAGCTACGTGACCGACTTCGTGTCGACGCTGGAGTATTACAGCGGCTCGAGCTTGGCCAAAAATGACGGCGCAGGCAACAAGGTTCCGCTCGCGGGCAGCGATACCGTCACGATTTTGGCGCGAGGCAACGACTCGACGTTCCAAATCTCGGCGCAGATGAAGTCCGATACGGCGACTTACAACGTGTCGACCTCGCCGGCACCGGCGAATCTGACCGGCGGCGCCGTCATCCCGGCCGTCGCGAGCGAGCAGCTCGGGGCCGGACGTATCATCGTTTCGGGCATGAACGTATTTAACGACAAGCAGATGGACGAGAGCTATAACGATAAAGGAAACAACGAGCTCGCCATGAACGCGATGAACTGGCTTGCTCACCGCGAGACGATCGTCACTGCGATCGGCGATGCGCGCAAGCTTGCCGAAGGCTCGGAAGTCGTCGTCCAAGGCACCGTAACCAGCGCGGCAGGCGTATTCTTTGACGCCTTCTATCTGGAGGACGCGACCGGCGGCATCATGGCGTTTAATGAGGTTCCGGAAAATGCGCTGAAGCTTGGAGACGTCGTTCGGGTATACGGTCACGTCAAAGTGTTCGAGAACAATCTCGAGCTCGAATTTGACGGCTTCGAAAAGAGCGTCGTCAAGGTGAGCGCAGGCGCGCCGAAGGAGCCAACCCAGGTGTCGACGGCGGCTTCAGTATCTTCGGATAACCAGGGACGATTGGTAAAAGTGACAGGTGCGGTAACGGAAATTCCGGACAACACCTCTTACGTCATCGACGACGGATCGGGACCGGTGCTCGTGTTCGCAGACGGTTATATCATCAATCAAAGCGGACCGCTCCCGGTTCTGCAGATCGGCGATAAGCTCGAAGCGGTCGGCATGTCCGGCGGGTATTCCGGCGGCCTGCGGATTCGCGTGCGGAATACGACGGAGCTTAAAAAGGTGGACGCGACGGCGGCGGAGATCGCGGCCGACATCACAAGCATCGAGGCACCTGAAAAGGATGCGACGCAGCTCGTGCTGCCGACGGTGCCAAGCGGATTTACGGTCGCGATCAAGAGCAGCGACTCTGCGGTCATCGGCACGGACGGCAAAATCGTGCCGCCAGCTGCCGAGACGACGGTGAAACTGATCTTGACGGTCACGCGCACGTCGGATGCGACGACAGCGGACACGGGCGAGATCAGCGTGATCGTGCCGGCGAAGAGCGAGGAGCCGCCGGTCGAAAAGACGGCGGCGGAAATCGCAGCCGGTATCACCAGCATTACGGCGCCGGTGAAGGACGCGACGCAGCTCGTGCTACCGATGGTGCCGAGCGGATTTACGGTCGCGATTAAGAACAGCGACTCCGCGGTCATCGGCACGGACGGCAAAATCGTGCCGCCAGCAGCGGAGACGACGGTGAAGCTGATTCTGACGGTCACACGCACGTCGGATGCAACGACAGCGGACACGGGCGAGATCAGCGTGGTTGTGCCGGCGAAGACGGAAACTTCGTCGACGCCTCCGCCATCGACATCGACTCCGCCGCCGTCGTCATCGACGCCGACACCATCGCCAACGCCGACACCGACGCCAGCCGGTACGGTAACGATTTCGAAAGACAGCATCAAGCTGGACAGCGGCCGGGCAAGCGTGGAACTGGCTGCAGGCACGACCGATGTCAAGCTGAACGCCGACGCACTGGCGGCGATCGGGAATAGCGCGCTTGTACTGAACAAAGGTGGCTTGTCGGTGCAACTGCCATCCGTCTTGCTGACGCAGCTCCTGGCTCAACTGCCGGCTGGCGCGCGCGCGGATGCGAGCATTGAGCTGCAAATGATCCCTGTCAGCGCGTTCGATACGGAAGCGACGATCGGGAAAAACGCTCAAAACGGCAGAAGCACGATCAGGCTAGCGGGAGAAGCGTACGAATTCAGCTTAAAAGCAAACGGTTCTGACGGCACGACGACGACGATGAGTCAATTCAGTACGCCGATTACGCTCAGCCTAGCAGCGAATGGCGCCACGGATCCGGGTTTTACGGGCGTGTACTACATCAGCGACGATGGCAAGCTGGAGTATGTCGGAGGTACGATCGCGAACGGCGTATGGACCGTCAATGTCCGTCACTTCAGCAAATACGCGGTGCTGGAGGTCAAGCGTTCATTCGCCGACGTGACCGCTACGTTCTGGGCGTCCCGCGCGATCGCTTCGCTCGCGGCCAAGCAGATCGTCTCCGGCGTGACGGATACGACGTTCGAACCGGGCCGCACCGTCACCCGGGCCGAGTTCACCAAGCTGCTCGTCGAGACGCTCGGGCTGACGGAACCAGGCGCGATTTCCTTTAAGGACGTCGCTTCGAATGCCTGGTACGCCCAATATGTCGCGATCGCAGTGAATGCCGGTCTCGTATCCGGCAAAAGCGCGGACATTTTTGACCCGAAGCGACGCATCACGCGCGAAGAAATGGCCGTGATGCTCGTGAAGGCT